One Chromobacterium paludis genomic window carries:
- the tssA gene encoding type VI secretion system protein TssA produces the protein MDQSIEHLMQPVSPAAPAGEDLAYSLVFDQIREARRSDDPSLAMGDWEQTLKTAEWPQVIRLCEDALQNQSKDLQLLAWYAEAQAQVNGVAGLARGLALVNGWLERYWENGFPELDPHDLDERVAKLEWMNQQLGLALRNVPMTKPEFGGYSWHQWQQSRDVENLGLKDSEAREAAIAEGKLSGDAFEKSAVLSGHGWFQAKAEELVALLTAYEELDRWADQRFGAEAPSLADIRNAIYACQDLVLRYRQQLGGNKPAPQAAAQPAVEPRPAMNQTVSSPVYTAAPASNFNGQIRSRQEAVTALTEVARYFRHNEPHSPVALLAERAARWAEMSLEEWLQHVVKDSGTLSQLQELLDVKQE, from the coding sequence ATGGATCAGAGCATTGAACACTTGATGCAGCCGGTGAGTCCGGCTGCGCCGGCCGGGGAAGACCTGGCGTATTCCTTGGTTTTCGACCAGATTCGCGAAGCGCGGCGCAGCGACGACCCCTCGCTGGCGATGGGCGATTGGGAACAGACCCTGAAGACGGCTGAGTGGCCGCAGGTCATCCGCTTGTGCGAAGACGCGCTGCAAAACCAGAGCAAGGACCTGCAGCTATTGGCCTGGTACGCCGAGGCGCAGGCCCAGGTCAATGGCGTGGCCGGCCTGGCGCGCGGCCTGGCGCTGGTGAACGGCTGGCTGGAGCGCTATTGGGAAAATGGTTTCCCGGAACTGGACCCGCATGATCTGGACGAGCGCGTGGCCAAGCTGGAGTGGATGAACCAGCAGCTGGGCCTTGCGCTGCGCAATGTGCCTATGACCAAGCCGGAGTTCGGCGGCTACAGCTGGCACCAGTGGCAGCAGTCGCGCGATGTGGAAAACCTGGGCCTGAAAGACAGCGAGGCGCGCGAGGCGGCCATCGCCGAAGGCAAGCTCAGCGGCGACGCCTTCGAGAAATCCGCTGTCCTGTCCGGTCATGGCTGGTTCCAGGCCAAGGCCGAGGAACTGGTGGCGCTGCTGACGGCTTACGAGGAGCTGGACAGGTGGGCGGACCAGCGTTTTGGCGCGGAAGCGCCCAGCCTGGCGGATATCCGCAACGCCATTTATGCCTGCCAGGACCTGGTCCTGCGCTACCGTCAGCAATTGGGAGGCAACAAGCCCGCGCCGCAAGCTGCCGCCCAGCCCGCAGTGGAGCCGCGCCCCGCCATGAATCAAACCGTGTCCAGTCCCGTTTACACCGCCGCGCCGGCCAGCAACTTCAACGGCCAGATTCGCAGCCGCCAGGAGGCCGTCACCGCCCTGACCGAAGTGGCGCGCTACTTCCGCCACAACGAACCGCACAGCCCGGTGGCCCTGCTGGCCGAACGCGCCGCGCGCTGGGCCGAGATGAGCCTGGAAGAGTGGCTGCAGCATGTGGTGAAGGACAGCGGCACGCTGAGCCAGCTGCAGGAGCTGCTGGACGTGAAGCAGGAGTAA
- a CDS encoding PAAR domain-containing protein yields the protein MKAAIRLGDPTDHGGKVVSAASSTTLFGKQVACVGDAVTCPQQGHVNCTIVEGDGSWLVGGKPVALDGHKVSCGATLISTLPQVGKG from the coding sequence ATGAAAGCGGCAATTCGTTTGGGCGACCCCACCGACCATGGCGGCAAGGTAGTCAGCGCCGCGTCCAGCACCACCTTGTTCGGCAAGCAAGTGGCGTGCGTCGGCGATGCCGTCACCTGCCCGCAGCAGGGCCACGTCAATTGCACCATCGTCGAGGGCGACGGCAGCTGGCTGGTGGGCGGCAAGCCGGTGGCGCTGGACGGCCACAAGGTCAGCTGCGGCGCCACCCTGATTTCCACGCTGCCCCAGGTCGGAAAAGGCTAG